The Bacteroidales bacterium region ACCTTTTTCTTTGCCATTTCAATCATTCTCGGGCTGAAATCAATGCCTGTCAGTTCCACTTGCTCCGGATAGTATGGTATATTCTTTCCTGTACCTATGCCGACTTCCAGGGTATTGCCATCCGCCTGATTTAGCAATTCTTCCCTCCATTTGGAAAATCCCTTTTCCATCGGATATTCAAGGATATCATATATCCGTGCAACCCTGTTGTATCGTTTTTTTATCGTTTCATGCTTACCGTCCATATCATTATATCATTGTATCATTGAAGCATTCATGCATTTCTTCCTAGTCCACCACTTCATAATTCCGCATCATGCCCATGTCCTCATGCTCAAGATTATGACAGTGATAGACATAAATCCCTGTAAAGTCTTCAAACCTCATAGCAACCTGTACCCGCATTCCCGGTAAAAGCAGGAAGGTATCCTGCCATCCTTCGTCAATAAAACCATATTTTACAGTATCCCATACCGAACGGCTAACTCCTGAATGATCCCTTTCGATGATATTAAACTGCAATCCATGCATGTGCACCGGGTGGGGCATTTGCATCATGTTGCCCATCATGCCCATTCCACGTCCACCTCCACCATTGATGAACTCCCATATTTCAGTAGTATTCAGCCTGACTTTTTCCCAGTCGGCCACTTCCTTCATCCCAAACGTTTCCCCGTTGATCACCCATTGCATGCGTTCAAAGGAGAAGTTGAATTTTCTGGGCCTGTCGGCATTTACTGCCCGTGAAACATCTATGGAACCTGGGTCGGAAAGTCTGGAAGGCAAAGGTTTTTGAGGTCCTCTTCGGGAGGATACGCTAAAGGAATAAATATCAAATTCCCTTCCATTGGGGATCTGGGGGCTTCCACCTCCCATCATACCACCTCCCATACCCATGGAAGTTCCTGGTTCAAAGGCAAGGCTTTTCAGGATGACCTCCTGATCCACGCTGTAAGCCGAAAAATCCTTCCAAATCTCCACACGCTCTCCTGGTGAAAGCATCAGGTAGGGTTTCCGAATGGGTTTCTCCAGCAATCCCCCATCGGTGCCTATGGCTATAACATCGCTTCCATCACTCCAGGCCAGTTTGTATATGCGTGAATTGGAACCGTTGAGAATGCGGAAGCGGTAGGTGGCCTTTTTTATCCTGGTATGCCATTCCGGTCGCCCGTTGACCAGCATCCTGTCTCCCAGGAAGCCCCTCATCCTGGCCATACGGTTGTTCTCAAGATATACCAGCTGGTTGTCCCCATCAAATTTCCGGTCCTGTATGATCAATGGCATGTCATAATCGCCCGAGGGCAAATCCGCATATGCCCCTTCAACGATGAACATGCCTGCCAGCCCGTAATATACCTGAGGCCCTGTGATCTGGTCGGGATGGGGGTGGAACCAGTAGGTTCCCGGACGGTTGTTCACCGTAAACTCATAGATGAACTGTTCGCCTTGGTCTATGGCATACATGGGATGGCCATCCATCCTGGGCGAAATATGCAAACCGTGCCAGTGGATCACGCTCTCGCGCGGCAGCTGGTTTTTAAACCGAACCCTTACTTTTTGACCCGGCTTAACACGAATGATGGGACCAAGATAAGTATCGGCCAGCGGATCGACGGTTCTGTCCCCTCCTTTCAGAATACGGGGCTCATAACTGTATACGCTGGTTTTTTGTCCGTCCAGAAGTTGAACCTCTTTCTGCAGGGCTGTCAGTTCGAGGTCGACGTCTGCCCGGAAGTTATTGTCTACCACATTATTTACCTGTGTTCCATTGGCATCGGTAATGGCATCAAATCCTTTCATGATCAAGGGTACACTCAAGACTCCCAATGAAGAGAACGCGGCCACCCGGATAAATTTGCGTCTTGATATATCCATGTCGTTCCTATGTTAATCGTTTAATGATGTTTATACTATAATTAAACAATCCAACCTTCCTAAAGTTGCACACCATGATGAGGCAGGTTTACATCATTTACAGGACTTCCGGCATCTTGAGCGGATTTTCATTGCTGTGGACAAAACCGGCATTAATAATTTTTAACTTTTCTAAATAACATCCTACCACTGCTTTAGCTTCTATACCCGATATAATGATGACAGCTTTTATCCAAAAAAGAGGCCGGTGGCTTTTCCATGTTCTCAGTACTAACAGAAACCGATTACATCGCCAAATGCCCCTGCTCATCCGTTCTCACTTTATATACTTCATCCACTGGAGAAAGGATGATCATCCCGTCGCCACGGTAGCCGGTGCGGGCATTCCTTCGAATGATATCAACTACCTGATCCATGTGTTCATCAGCAACAAGAATTTCGACTTTGATGATCCGGTCAGGATCGGCAAAAGGATATTTCTCACTGATGTGTTCCTTTTCCTGGTCGGAATACTGCCCTGTTCCTTCGCATTCTACGAACGTCATACAGCAAAATCCTTCCTTTTCAAGAGCAAAATAGACTTCTTCGGTTTTGTTATAGCGTATGTATGCTTTGATTAATTTCATGGCTTATTCATTTTTATTGTTTATTATACTCATAGTTCTTCATGTTGATTTACTCCTTGTTTTCAGAGCAATCAACCAGGTCTTTCAACTGGCAGGATGAACATCCCCTGGCCCTTTTTTTCTGCCAATCTTCCTCGAAAGGGCATTCATGAAGTGTAAATTCAGAATCCTTATTAAAAAGAATATGTACTATATACGGTAGCATAATGAAAGCTACCAGTATAGCCGATAAGATCAGTATCTTGATTATCATCGTTCACAATTAAATGGTTTCAATGGGAGACGAAATTCAACCACCTCATTTACAACAATCTGATTGGTCACATTGCCTGTCAAAAAGGAAAATTTGCTATGGTTTCCTTCTTTCAGGCAAATTGGGCATGATGGCGATTCAATCTATACAAGGCAAATATCCCTGGTTCAGCAACGAAGGAAGCCTAATTTAAACAGAATGTGAACTTACAACAGGTAGGATTGCAAACGGGCCAATACTGTTTGAATCTTAGGAAGCTTGAAAGTAGAAAAGGTATAGGCAGATTCCTCATCCGAAGCATCCATCTGAACCAAAGATACGGATGAAGGTGTGTCTTCAGTAACCTGGGCCACGGAAATTGTATGGGTGATGCCTACAAACGAACTTTTCAATTTGATGGAAGTAATTTGCGCATGGCAATCTTCAGCGGGCATTTCGCAATGATCGGCTGAAACTGCCATAGAACTGATTGAGAAAGAAACCGGTTGACAGGATTGCTTAGATAGGGCAAACCCGGCTGTTGTGCTTATCAACAACAAAGAAAGGATAATATGGGTTGCTTTCCTAAACATAGAATTGATTTTTGTTCTACCAAAGATACGTTTCTTTACAAAGCAGTGCATTACATAATTTTTCAAAATAATTGTATAATTTTTCTTTAAAGCTCCTGAAATAGGACCTTAAGGTAATCTTTTGGTTTTAACGCAAATTTCTTGTATCTGTCATTTATGAAAAACAGACCCTTTACATCATTTTTGCAATTTTTTTCAGGCTTCAAATCAATCAAAATACTGTATATTAGCAATTTACATATCAAAATTCACTTCTGTATCTTGTAAGTTGCAAATACCAGGAAAAGCCAAACCCTTTTAGCAAATCTTTTAATATTTTTACAGACTCTACCTTTAAACTGAATAATATGAAAAAACTTATTATTTTTTGCACAGCTATTTTAATGCTGACGTGTTCTTGTCAGAAATCACCTCAATCAAGTGATGAAGAACGGCAATATCCGCATTACAATCTGAGCCTGAAGATTGATCCGGAGACACAAAGGATAAATGTTGAAGGTGATTTAACAGTTAATATAAAAAAGGACTCCATTGAAAAGCCTTTCTTCTATCTCCAGAGAGATTTAGATATCAACTCATTTACGATAAATGGAGAAAATGTAGCCATTATTGATACCAGTGCCTCTGATAATCGTTTCATGCCTACAGCACGCAAAGTATATCTGGAGAAAAAAACACTTTCCATGAAGCAGCCTGTAAAGATTCATTTTTCTTATGCTGGCAAATCAGATGATCTGCCTGATGTTTACGCCAACAGGATCGGGCCGGACTGGACTGAAATTGGCTTGTATTATCCATGGTTTCCCTACAATCCGGACCATTACAAAATGTTTACTTACAAAGTGGATGTCAAATCAAAAAAGGATTATACAGCTTTTGGCCTGGGTGAAATAACAAAGCAGGAAGATTGGACCACCCTTGAAACCACCATTCCTACAACAGATATAGTAGTTTGCTTATCAAAAGATGTTAAGACATATACTGCTGCAATGGGTCAAAATCAACTAAAAATTTTCCATCATGGTTTCACTGATGGCTTATTACAAGAAATGGCATCTAATATTTCCAGTTCTTATATATATTTTAATAAGTGGTTTGGTCGAAAATCTATGGATATAAGTATAATCGATACCAAACGAGAGAAGGGCGGAGGCTATGCACGAATAGGAGGATTGGTATTAGGAGGAGTTAAAGCAGAAAAGTATTTTTCAAATTTAGAGAGATATTACCGGTATTTTGCCCATGAACTTGCTCATTTGTGGTGGTTTAAAGCAAAAACAACCTCATGGGAGGACTGGCTGAACGAAAGTTTAGCCGAATACAGCGCACTTATGGTTTTAAGAGAAGAATTCGGGCAGGAAACATTTGACAGGAGACTGGAAAATAAAAAACAAAAATCAGAAGGCACGCCACCTATATGGAACTTTGAACGAAACAAGGCAGAGTATAAAATTGCCTATAAGGTCTTATATGAGAAAGGGCCGGTATTATTGTCCGATTTAGAGCAAAAAATAGGGAAAGACAAATTCAGAAAATTTTGTCAAAACCTCATTGAAAAAGATATTCATACTACAGAAGAATTTTTGAAAGAGCTCGAATCACTTGAAGGAGAAAAAACTGCTGTATGGTTTAAAGGATTTTTAAAAACCAGATGATGGGTTTCATTGGAAAGAAGACTCCAATTTTTGCACCTTTGGCATCCTTTGATATTTGTTGCCTGCCGGAGATAATAAACGCATTTATTTTAAAACAAATGCGATGCCATCTGATTAAAGCAAAAAATAGGGAAATAAGCAGAATATATGTTTTTCCCGGAAGATCGGTTCTTTTATTGAAAAAAAAGAACTATCCAAACTGGAAGAACAGGGTCTTATAAAAGCCTTTGAATACAACTTTGAACTGGCCTGGAATGTTATCAAAGATTATTCTGAATACCAGGGAGTAGCAGACATATAGGGAAGCAAGGATGCTTTCACACTGGCTTTCAAAAGAGGATTGATTGAAGATGGTGAAACATGGATGGATATGATCGACAGCCGGATCCAAACCACCCACACCTATAATGAAAATGTGGCCAGGAAAATTGCTCAGGATATCATACAGAGATATTATGGACGTTTTCAGAGGCTGAAGGAAAAGTTGGAGGAACAAGTGAAACAATAAAGAAGTGGTGAATATGCCTTACGGTTTAAAAGAAACGGTAATCAATAAGATCAGACAGACGCTTGCTTCCTTCCCTGAAGCAGAAGAAGCCATTTTATATGGATCCCGGGCCAAAGGCAATTTTTCCAATGGTTCGGATATCGACCTGGCTCTTAAAGGAAACAGTCTTAATCAATCGATACTTCAAAAGATTCGCAGAGAGCTCGATGATCTTTTACTCCCCTACACCATTGACATTGCGATTTACCATTCCATAGAAAATCAAGACTTGACAGACCACATCAAAAGAATGGGCATTGTTTTATATTCATCCGGCAGATAAGCATTTAGAACCCAATTACCGAACCTGTTTGGATAAAAGTTAAAGAGAGGCCCGGGTTGAGGCCTGAACTTCACATTCAACCAGTACTGTGTGCCGCTGATCTTTTCGTCGACCAGCGAATGTTCCTCGATTCCCGGAGAAGCCAGTAACTGTACGCTGATATTTACCACGGGCGAAAAGCTGATCAGGCAATAATGAGTTCACCCAATAAAACAGTTTCCTCAGTGGCTCCACCAATTTGTAATTCCGATGACAACATTCCAGACCATTCCGCCAATAATCAGAAGTATACCGAAGGCACGGCCTACAGCTCCTCCCATACTTTCAAATGGCAAGGCTACTAGTAGAATAAAACCAATGACTATGATGGTCCAGGCGTAAACCGCTTGCACATCAATGATCGTTTTTTTGTGTTCAATCAGGGGAATTCCACTCCTGAGTCTGGCCATAGGCGAGATGGGATAACCACAACAGGGACAGTTCTCGGATTCATCCGAAATTTGGTTCTGGCATTTTGGACAACTTATTAATGACATGACTCAAAGCTTTTATGTATGGACAGTGCAATGGTTAAGTTCCAAAATCTCCTGTTTTCATGCTCACTTTGGGAAAGCAGAATATGAATTACCGGCTGAAAACCAGCTTGTTTATAATTAAAACGAATCCCGGATGCAGTTTCCATATACTGCATCCCCAAAAAATATCGAAAAATTTTCCGTCCACGGTGTATCCAGCTCCGTGCATCATCCCGTGTCCCCTCCTCTGCTGCTTGCTTAACACCCATTCAAAACTAATATTTTCAATATAAATCCTTCAAAAATACTACCCATCGAAGGTAAAACAGGGTATTTACTTCCCATCCGAAAGTGGAAAAGCTCGTATTGTATGGTTCCGGAGATAGCCATGTATTCATTCTGGAAAAGTATCGCAGAGCAATCTAAAGGGATAGTAATTTTTATGAAGATCCTTATATATTTACAACTCATTTAAATTAGATACAACCGATCGGATTGCATCGCAAAATCAAACCGCAACCCTTTAACAGCCAATCAAATGAAGAAAATCTTTCAAAAAGCAGGAGTGCTCTCAAAAATAAATTTCCAGCGGGCATTAGACTATGTCGAAGTAATCGATAATAAATTGCCACACCCGGCCACATTATTTGCCTTGCTGGCTTTTCTGGTAGTTATCATCTCATCCATGTAGCCTTATTCCGTCATGCTGGCCCTGGCATGGATTGCGCTGCTGGTAATCTGGATGTTATTGGGAATACCCCTGGGGCCGGACGGACCCTTACATTTACCATAATGTTGATATCACCACAAATAAGAGGCGGTAAACCAGCAGAAGGTTTACCGCTTTTTTAATGCGCACATATTTTGGATGTTGTATAATTTTTGGGTATCTTAAACGAGAAATCCCTTAACCAATATATTGCTTGCATAACTACTGGCAATAATTGAATAGCAGGCTGATACGGATATACAAAACATCCACCCTTCATAAAATCATACCATGAAAAACAACAATTCGCTTGAAAGAAGAAACTTTTTAAAATTATCCTTAACAGCCGCTGTTGGAGGAGTAGCCGGTAAAGTGTTTGGGAATAACTGGAATGCGAATGCAACCGTCAAGGATCTTATGACCCGGGAAGTCGGAAAATTCCCCCGAAGGAAACTCGGATACAGCCAAAGAGAAGTCTCCATCATCATTGGAGCCGGCGATATGTCCACTCAGCTGGTAGAGGCCGGGGTCGAATGCGGAATGAATTACTGGCACAAGGCCAACCGGTGGATGAGGAACGGGGCACCCGATATCATCACCAAAAACAGGGAAGCCCACTATTGCCAGGTCACAGTGGACCGAGTTGGGGGCAATCATTATTCCGGACATTTTGATGAAGAGGAACATTACCGCTACGTCAAAGAGGCTGTCAAAAAAACGGGGTTGGGATATTTTGATGACATGCAGCTGCACTTTGGTTATCACAATGCAGAGGAAGTAAAAAAGGAAAGAGGGTTTGTCCGGGCTTTTGAGCGGCTGAAAAAAGAGGGACTCGTCAGGCACCTGTGTCTTTCCCAACACAGTTATGAAGGCAGTTCAAGGGTAGCCAACGGCGAGAGTGCCGCAAAGGTGCTTCAGGCGGTGATGGAAGACGGCCTTTACGAACACGCCCAGTTTATGTATTCTTATCCCGGCGACCCTGAGATGGACGGGTTCATGGAAAAGGCCCGGAAAAGGAATTTTGGTACCATCGCCATGAAAACAGCAAGAGGCATCGGACGTATGAGGCAGGATGAAGAATTCATGAACAAACTGCCCCAGGGGGTATCACCGCATCATGCCATGGTACGCTGGCTTACTACAGCGACATTGCTCGATGCCGCGGTGATTCGTGTGAGAAACATGGAGGAATTTACAGAAACCTATTCCGGAGCCGGGAAGAAACTGCGTGATGGAGACTTACAGGCCCTGAAGGAGATGACACAGGAGGCCAACCAAACCGCATGCCGCATGTGTGGCAAATGCCAGGTCCAATGTCCCCGGCAGATACCCATATCCGACATTCTGCGCTTCGAGCGGTATGCCATGGATGATAACGACTGGAATAAGGCACGAAAACTTTACGCCGCCCTTCCTGTGAAAGGCAGCTCATGTATTGGCTGCGAAAGCTGCATGCAAGCCTGCCCGTTGAATATGCGCATTCCCGATAAAATTTCAAGGGCTCACGCCATGCTGGCTTGAATGGCTACTCATTCCTGCAATTTTGTCGTTTTTCTGAGTCCGTTCAGGAAAGCCAGCAATGTGGTTATGAGCACGCCGGTGAAGATGGCGGTATAAGATACGGACAGGTCCAGCAGTATTCCAAAAACCACGGGGCCGATGGCTGTGCTCACGACCATCACGGTGATGAAGAAGCTGCGGACCTGCCCGATGATGTCGGAACCATAAAGCTCAGCCAGCATAGCATCCTTAATGGTGCGGCCCGTTCCATGGCCCAGTCCGATGAGGGTCAATGCCACAGGGTACACCAGCCGATGGTCGAACAGGATCAGGGCAAGCAGGCCAAACAGATAGGGGATCATATTATAAGGAAACAACCGGCGGGCGGTAAATCGATCCACCAGTGAACCGATCCCGGTCATGCCCAGGGCACCGGCAATAGCAAAGGCCGAGAGGGAGCCGGCAACCCACTCGGGGCTCCAGCCTTTGGCTTCACCCAGCTTGAGCTGGAAAAAGAAGATGGCCGTATTGGTAAAGCCAATCATAAAGACCACCGGGGTTATGATCCAGAACCGCCTATCGCGCAAGATATCCCTTATATCAACTTTCCTGGTCTGATTTTGGGCCGCATGGTTCTGCATCCGGTAGGCCCGTAGCCGCGTTTTTGAGCGACCCAAAAGAAACAAAGCCAGTGGGGCCACCACCAGAGCACAGGTAAGGGCCGATACCTGCAGGGCGCCCCGCCACCCTATGACGCCCATCAAAAGGGTGATCAAAATTGGAAGGGAAGCCTCACCGGCAGGATGGCCCAGGCTGGCCGCACCGATAGCTTTGCCCCGGTCGGCTCCGAAATAACGGGCCATGCTCGATACCGAGGTATGGGTCATCAATCCCTGGCCAAAAAGACGCAGGCCATAAAATCCCAAAATCACCAGGATCACATGATAAGAAAAGGAAAGCAGCAACAGGGCAACCATCAATCCTCCAATGACCATCAGGGTATATCGTTTTGTATCGATCGTATCAAAATACCCGCCTATCCAGGGCAGGGTCAGGGCGCTGCCAACGGTAGCTACGGCGTAGATGGTTCCAAACTCTGCATTGCTGACACCTAACAGCTCCTCTATCGACGGCACATAAAGCGATAACAGAAACGTCTGGCCGAAACTGGAGAAAAAGGCCAGTAAAAGCCCAAAAGCCAGTAAGCTTAAATTGTATTTGAGAAAATAATTGATCCGCGGTGTCACTAGAATTTCTCCTGCTCGATTATACGTTGAATTCTTATGGTAACTTTCTGATCGTAAGCAATTGTGGAAAATATCCGGCCACCTACTGGTATTATGAGATAACCATCTATTCCATAAAAAAATCAGCTGGCGAAAGTAGCAAACTATTCAGCAAAAACAAAACCCACGCTCTTTCAATCCACCAGGATGTTACACGAAACACTTCCCCACCATGAAGGCATTTGCCCGAATGAAGCATAAGGAGTTCTAAACAATCTTATTTGTCAGATGTTATTAACCAAATAAAAGACAATCTACTATGAACACATTGATTAAAACCTCCATCGCCATTGCATCCTTTCTGCTGCTACAGGCAGGGATGGCACCGGCCCAGCAAATGACACAGGAAAATGCTGAGCCCGAGAAGATCACCAGCGGCTATCAATTTACCGAAGGACCCGTTTGGCATCCTTCCGGATATTTGCTTTTTAGCGACATCCCCGCCAACACCATCTACAAATGGACACCCGGCTCCGATGCGGAAACATATCTCAGCCCCAGCGGACATTCCAACGGGCTGACATTCGACCACCAGGGCCGCCTGGTTCTGGTCCGGCACGATGGTGCCCTGACGAGATATACTAAAAATAAAGGCATTGAAACCCTTGCAGATTCCTATAACGGCAAAAGACTCAACAGCCCCAACGACCTGACCATCCATTCCGATGGGTCGATCTACTTCACCGATCCCCCATTTGGAGTGTCGGAAGAAGACAAAGAACTGAAAATACACGGCGTATACAGGTATTCTGAAGCGAAAGGCCTGCAACTGTTGAGTGATGATTTTGACCTGCCCAACGGCATTGCCCTCTCCCCCGATGAGACCCAACTGTATGTGAACGACAGCCGCCACAACCACATCCGGGTTTTTGACATCGCCCGGGACGGTAAGATTGAAAACGGGCGGTTGTTCGCTACCATGGAATCAGATGCTCAGGGATCAGCCGATGGCATGAAAGTGGATGGGGACGGAAATGTATATTCTACCGGCCCCGGCGGATTGTGGATTTTCTCGCCGGAGGGAAAACTGCTCCAGCAGGTAAAAACCCCGCGCCTGACCAACCTGGCCTGGGGAGGAAAAGACAAAAAGACCCTTTTTATGACTGCGCCCGAGGCCCTCTACAAATTGGAAATGACGACCCGGGGATATATCCCCTACTGGTAATCGCAAAATACGCTTGTTATGATAAACAAAAGGATCCAATACGCAGGGGCCCTACTCCTTGCGATCTTTGTGATGCTGAACATGGGAAAATCAGTTATGGCCCAGCATGACAAGATGAGCAAGAAAAATACCCCCCTCACCCAACCTGGCAATGATGTGTTCGGAACCATCGCAGAGGTTGTGCAAAAACTGGAAGCCGGGGATTGGGATACATTGGCCTGATGGCAACAGGCGCTCACCACCAGCGGCACCACTGGATGATTGCAACGGGTAAAATGAAGATGGAGTTTAAAAACTGATCACTTTATCGCTGTCAACCACCCAATGGGTAAATCAATTCAAGGCAGCGAGCGGGTACATGAATGATTCTGGATGTTACATCTAACAGCGATTACCACTTTTCAATCAGCAGGTCATCGCTCCCCCCATTAATTCTACCAGATTTCTGGAAATGGTCAGTCCCAATCCTGTACCCTCATACTCCCTATTTGTTTAATCTCACCTTTATTGTCAAAAACAGGACAGGCTTACGACCTGCAAAAGTTGTTTGTTTATCAAAACAAAAAGCCCCTCCTATTGCTGCCTAAAACGGCAAAAAAAAATGCCGGTTGAAAGGAAATCAACCGACATTTGATCTTTAAGCATACGAGTATATTATAAATCACCCGGGCCTTCCAGTTCCACCTTTTCAAACATCAGGTGAAGGAACCCGTGTCCTGCCCCGGCCACTGGTGAAGGATTGCCCTGCATATCCTGCGGAGGTAAAATGATATGTGCTTCTCGCAGATCCGGGGAATGATCCGTCTCATCAGTATCGGTGCTGGTTATTAATTTCAGATCGGATGTTCTGACTCGTGACGATATCATAATATGAATCAACCGGTCTGCAGCCAGCACATTACCCTGTCCGTCCTTCAGATCGGTTTTACCCCACAGGGTAATATACGATTGAAGCTTGGGCATCAGATTGGTGCCAATACCAGTATTCCCGTGCATGGTCTTATCCAGTCCAACGCCGCCAAAAAAGGTGTGATCGCCTGCTCCTTTCGCTTTATGGATCACCTGAATCTCATCAATGGCAAAGGCTTTGCCGTTGGGTCGTTCATACTGAAGGTCCATTTTTAACACACGATCTTTTGAATCCTCTGAATCTTCCTCATTCAGATCGATTACACCCAGAGTATATTCACCAGCTCCTATACCGATGCGGTTGGAAAATGGAGTGGGTGACATATCCGGATTAATAGCTGCAGGACCGGGAAGAATCTCATAAGCCGTTTTCCAGTCACGGTTGGCATCTTTCAATACCACATTTTCAAACATGATGTGCAGAAAACCGTGATTTGTTCCGGGTATAGGAGACGCATTGCCTTCGGTGTCCTTGGGTGGCAGCATAATATGAGTATGAGCCTCACGGATGTTGTAATCGGACTTGTCCTCATCGGTGCTGGTGATCAGGTTGAGCTGATCATCCCTGACATTGGTGGTGGTCATGATATGAATCAAACGATCCCGGGCAATCACCTCACCTGTTTCGGCATCCTTCAGGTCGGCCTTACCCCACAGCGTAATGTAAGACAACAGCTTAGGCATCAGGGGAGTGCCAATACCCGTATTGCCATGCATCACCTTATTCTGGCCAACACCGCCAAAAAAGGTATGATCACCGGCTCCCTGGGGCTTATGAATAATATCAATTTCATCAATCTGATAAACCCTTCCATCGTTGCCGGCAAATTGAATGTCAACATTCCTGACGGCATCTCTCGAGTCAACCCCGTCGGTTTCACTGCGATCCTCAACGGTGAGGGAATAAGATCCACTTGCTTGTTGAGTATTGTTGGAAAACGGGGTTGGATCCATGGAAGGATTGATGGCAGCTGGTCCGGGTAAGATCTCATAAATCATACCTTCTTCACTGCTGGCGCTGGTTTCGAACTCTACCATATCAGAGTAGTCGGCCCAGGAGGCCGCATTATTATCTGAATTCGGATTTGGACCCGGAACTTTTTCTGTGACTTCCTCACTGCAGGAACTAAACAAGGCCACTGCAATGAGCGCACTCGACAATATTTTTAAGGTTCGTCTCATAATAAAAAAAATTAAAGTTTAACAATGACTTTCGATCCCATGGGATATCTTCATATTTGTACAACCATAGTCGAGGCCATTGCGTAAACCTTACACTTCAATAAAAAAATTTAGAAAAAAACTGAATAACAAACAACAAAAGCACCGAATAACAAAGGCCACCTTTACCTTTGACAACGACTACTGCCTGTACTTTGTCAACCCGCGTAAGTTAGGAAGATTCTAAATCACTGACAACATACATGCCTTCATCCAGCAGGCGAAAATCGGCCCGGATGCCCTTGTTGTGCAGGTTACTGGATGGGGAGTTCCGTGGAATTTTTGCCGGCACATTATGAAGTCAGATTATTTTCAGTAATGAATTATTGTATTAAAGATGACTTTTCATTTTCAAATATTCAATATAGTTGAATCGTTTGTGCATGAAAATCATTCAGGATAAAATCATAAACATTAAAATGTCAGTACTTTAGCATCACCTTTAAGATGTTTTGTCAAGGGTTTTCCCATTCCCTTTACCTCAAAACCTAAGGCTTTTAGTTCATCGACCACGTTATAGCTGCTGGCGCAAGCTATGCATGCTTTGAGTACTACCCCGTCCTGTTGCATTTCCTTTACTTTTTCCTGCAGCTTTTGATTTTCAGAGATCAATTTTGCCGAAGGGCCCCAGACGATGAGGGTAACCTCTTCGAACCATTGAT contains the following coding sequences:
- a CDS encoding methyltransferase domain-containing protein, which produces MDGKHETIKKRYNRVARIYDILEYPMEKGFSKWREELLNQADGNTLEVGIGTGKNIPYYPEQVELTGIDFSPRMIEMAKKKV
- a CDS encoding multicopper oxidase family protein translates to MDISRRKFIRVAAFSSLGVLSVPLIMKGFDAITDANGTQVNNVVDNNFRADVDLELTALQKEVQLLDGQKTSVYSYEPRILKGGDRTVDPLADTYLGPIIRVKPGQKVRVRFKNQLPRESVIHWHGLHISPRMDGHPMYAIDQGEQFIYEFTVNNRPGTYWFHPHPDQITGPQVYYGLAGMFIVEGAYADLPSGDYDMPLIIQDRKFDGDNQLVYLENNRMARMRGFLGDRMLVNGRPEWHTRIKKATYRFRILNGSNSRIYKLAWSDGSDVIAIGTDGGLLEKPIRKPYLMLSPGERVEIWKDFSAYSVDQEVILKSLAFEPGTSMGMGGGMMGGGSPQIPNGREFDIYSFSVSSRRGPQKPLPSRLSDPGSIDVSRAVNADRPRKFNFSFERMQWVINGETFGMKEVADWEKVRLNTTEIWEFINGGGGRGMGMMGNMMQMPHPVHMHGLQFNIIERDHSGVSRSVWDTVKYGFIDEGWQDTFLLLPGMRVQVAMRFEDFTGIYVYHCHNLEHEDMGMMRNYEVVD
- a CDS encoding P-II family nitrogen regulator, giving the protein MKLIKAYIRYNKTEEVYFALEKEGFCCMTFVECEGTGQYSDQEKEHISEKYPFADPDRIIKVEILVADEHMDQVVDIIRRNARTGYRGDGMIILSPVDEVYKVRTDEQGHLAM
- a CDS encoding nucleotidyltransferase substrate binding protein, translating into MCFSRKIGSFIEKKELSKLEEQGLIKAFEYNFELAWNVIKDYSEYQGVADI
- a CDS encoding nucleotidyltransferase substrate binding protein, with amino-acid sequence MIEDGETWMDMIDSRIQTTHTYNENVARKIAQDIIQRYYGRFQRLKEKLEEQVKQ
- a CDS encoding nucleotidyltransferase domain-containing protein, giving the protein MPYGLKETVINKIRQTLASFPEAEEAILYGSRAKGNFSNGSDIDLALKGNSLNQSILQKIRRELDDLLLPYTIDIAIYHSIENQDLTDHIKRMGIVLYSSGR
- a CDS encoding AbgT family transporter, producing MKKIFQKAGVLSKINFQRALDYVEVIDNKLPHPATLFALLAFLVVIISSM
- a CDS encoding AbgT family transporter, which gives rise to MLALAWIALLVIWMLLGIPLGPDGPLHLP
- a CDS encoding MFS transporter; translation: MTPRINYFLKYNLSLLAFGLLLAFFSSFGQTFLLSLYVPSIEELLGVSNAEFGTIYAVATVGSALTLPWIGGYFDTIDTKRYTLMVIGGLMVALLLLSFSYHVILVILGFYGLRLFGQGLMTHTSVSSMARYFGADRGKAIGAASLGHPAGEASLPILITLLMGVIGWRGALQVSALTCALVVAPLALFLLGRSKTRLRAYRMQNHAAQNQTRKVDIRDILRDRRFWIITPVVFMIGFTNTAIFFFQLKLGEAKGWSPEWVAGSLSAFAIAGALGMTGIGSLVDRFTARRLFPYNMIPYLFGLLALILFDHRLVYPVALTLIGLGHGTGRTIKDAMLAELYGSDIIGQVRSFFITVMVVSTAIGPVVFGILLDLSVSYTAIFTGVLITTLLAFLNGLRKTTKLQE
- a CDS encoding SMP-30/gluconolactonase/LRE family protein; translation: MNTLIKTSIAIASFLLLQAGMAPAQQMTQENAEPEKITSGYQFTEGPVWHPSGYLLFSDIPANTIYKWTPGSDAETYLSPSGHSNGLTFDHQGRLVLVRHDGALTRYTKNKGIETLADSYNGKRLNSPNDLTIHSDGSIYFTDPPFGVSEEDKELKIHGVYRYSEAKGLQLLSDDFDLPNGIALSPDETQLYVNDSRHNHIRVFDIARDGKIENGRLFATMESDAQGSADGMKVDGDGNVYSTGPGGLWIFSPEGKLLQQVKTPRLTNLAWGGKDKKTLFMTAPEALYKLEMTTRGYIPYW